Sequence from the Methanobacterium alkalithermotolerans genome:
CACATCTTGTAATCTTCTCAATTGTAATTCTTCCATTTCATCCCGGGACATACATTCGGCTCTTTCATTCCAGATCATTTTATCAAATCCCTTAATCAGTGCAATTTTGATAGATATTCATCATGACAATAATCTTTATAATTAAATTTAAATTATAGAAGTTTTTAGGGGCCCTATAACTTAAATCTTACTAATATGTCAATTTGACTGTCAGGGTTTTACTGATTACAGATATTCAAAAGAAAAATAATCAGGTTAAAATGATGAATCAGGACATTTTAAGGCAAGTATAATTTAAAATAAGGATTTTTAAACTCTTTAAAAAAAAATTAAAAAAAAATTAAAGTGGGGATTCTAGCCAGGTTTCAGTTCTTTGGTTAACTTCTTCCCAGTTTACTATGTTCCAGAAAGCTTCCACAAAATCAGGCCTTACATTTTTATAATCCAGGTAGTAGGCATGTTCCCATACATCCAGCACCATCATAATCCGGAAGTTAGGAATCACATTCACGTTATGTTTTTCTATCTGCATTATAAATAAGCGATTAGTTCTCCTGCATAAAGTAAGAACTGCCCATCCAGAACCTTCTACACTAAGAGCAGCCTGTGTGAACTCTTTTTTAAATCTCTCAAAGCTACCAAAATCTTTTTTAATGTATTCTGCTATAGTACCTTCTGGTTCACCACCGCACTTACTGGCGGGCCCCATATTTGTCCAGAAAAGGTTATGAAGAACAAAACCACCTACCTGAAAGGATAATTCCTTGGCAGTTGCTTTTATATCAAAATCTTCATCATTTTCTCTAGCATCATCAAATTTTTGCTTTAAAATAGCATTAGCACCATCAACATAGGCCTGGTGATGCTTGGTATGGTGTATGGTTAACTGTTCTTTAGATATAAAAGGCTCCAGATCCTGATAACCATAGGGTAACTCTGGTAACTGATAAAGTTTTTTTTCCATTTTTTCACCTTTTTTATATTAAAAATATTTCATCTTAACTACCATTTGTAGTAATTTCTATGACATAACCACCAGTCATAACATTTGTATTCTTCTTTGCGCTTTTTAGCGGTTTCCACATCACTTGCAGGAGGTATAATCAGTCCTTTTCCTATTAATTCATTGTTAGGCCAGTTGGCAGGTATGGCTACTCCTTTTTCTTCTATATTGGCAAAACCCTCTATCATACGGAGTATTTCATCCATATTTCTACCCAGTTCTTGAGGATAATATAGAATGGCCCGTACTATGGCCTCCGGATCCACAATAAATACTGCCCGAACGGTATTGGTGGGGCGGGCAGGGTGGATTAAACCTAATGTATCCGCCACTTTTCCTGTATCTGCAATTAATGGAAAAGTTATCTCCACATTAAGGTTTTCTTCTATCCATTCAATCCATTTTAGATGTGAAAATATCTGATCAATACTAAGACCAATTAATTCACAATTTAATTTTTTAAATTCTTCATACCTGTTCTGGAAGGCCACAAATTCAGTAGTACACACCGGTGTAAAATCTGCAGGATGGCTAAAAAGAACAAACCATTTTTTTTTAAATGCCTTAGGAAGCTTCATCATCCCCTGTGTAGTTTGAACTTCCATTTTAGGAAATTTATCCCCAATTAAAGGTATTCCCCTTCCTTTTTTCTTAATTTTTTTTAGCTCATATATTTTTTCTCCCATTAAATCACCCCTCTTTGCATATCTATGGTAATATTATGCACCTAATTTTTATTTATTTTTAGCTTTTTTTATAAATCCATAAATTCTAAAAATAAATTTCATAAAACCTTAATTTTTTAATATCCACCATAATTTTATTATTTAGCTAACCCCGGGATTTAAATTAATTACTGGAGATTTTTTTTTTTTTGAAAATCAGATTATTCTAAAAAAAATAAATAAATGAGTTTAATTATTCTGAAAATTGCGATGAATTGGCGGAGTACTGTCTTTTATGGTGAATGTTATCCCGATCATTCCGCTGGTGGATTGAATACCCTTTGAGCCATTTCACTATCCAGCATCAGTAGACTGGCAGGAGATTCAATGGCCAGCCTTACTTTTTGCAATATTCCTCCGGCTGATTCTTCTTCTTCTACCTGTTCTGCCACAAAGTACTGCAGGAAGTTATTGGTAGCATGGTCTTTTTCTTCCAGAGCCAGGTTTACCAGCTGATTAATAAGTCCGGTTACCTTTTTTTCGTGGCTTAAAACATTTTCAAACACATCCAGGGCAGATTCCCATTCACGGGGAGGTTTTTCGATTTCATCCAGAAGCACTCTTTTTCCTCTTCTAATCAGGTAGTCATGGAACTTCATCCCATGGCTTAGTTCTTCCTGGGCCTGAATTCTCATCCAGTTGGCAAAACCGGGCAGGTCAGAATCCTCAAAATAGGCCCCCATAGCCAGATAAAGGTAGGCAGAGTATAACTCCGCATTCATCTGTCCATTCAATGCATCCTGCATTTTTTCACTAACCATCTACATTCCTCCTTAATATGAAAATAATTATGAAGATTCATGTTTTTTCAGTATCTCATCTGCCAGGGCATCAATTTTTTCTAAATCATCCTGAGTGGGAAGGCCTTTTATGGAAATAGATTCCAGATATTCTACTTTCAGGTTACTTAACTGACCTTTTAATAATTCTTCCATGCGACTGCCCCATCCAAAAGAACCCATAATGGCCACGTATTTTAATTTAGGCCTTAACAGATTAATCAAATAGGCATTGGAAACGGTAAGTGGATGAGGACCGGTTAATACTGTGGGGCTGGCAATAACTAAAGTGGATGCATCCACCAGAGACATTAAAAATTCACCAGGATCCATGTGACCTAAATTGAATGGCTTTACAACCAATCCCCTTTTAATTAAAGAATCCACCAGATGATCTACCATAACCCGGGTACTACCATGCATAGAAACATAAGGGATTACTACCAGGTTTAAAGTTTCATCAGATATCCAATCTTTATATAAATTTATTATTTCGTTTACCGGGGAATAAATAGGCCCATGGGAAGGGGCAATTGTTTTTATATCTCTTTTACTTATTTTCGCCAGATTGTTTTTTATGGTGGGTCTAAAGGGCATCATAAGTTCTGCATAATACCTCTTGGCTGCAGAATATACTTCTTCGTTTTCATGGGAATATAACTGACTGGTGGCCATATGTGATCCGAAAAAATCACAGGAAAAAAGCATTTTATTTTCCTCTAAATAGGTTACCATGGTATCTGGCCAGTGCACCCAGGGAGTGAAGATAAATTCCAGGGTTTTACCACCTAAAGAAATTTTATCACCATCCCCTATAGTCTTAAACTTATCTTCCGGGATAAATAAAAAATTTTTTAAAAGTTCTTTGCATTTAGGATTGGTAACTACTACTGCCTCTGGATATTCCTCCAGGATAAGAGGTATAGAACCAGAATGGTCCTGTTCAGCATGGTTGGATACAATGTAGTCAATTTTTAATTCTAATTCCTGGAGGTTTTTTAATAGTTCATGAGCCTTCTCTGGATCAACCGTATCAATTAATGCAGTATTATCTCTTCCCTGAATAAGGTACGAGTTATAACTGGTTCCCTGTGGTAACGGAATTAACTCATCAAATATTTGCCGATCCCAATCCTGGGATCCCACATAATAAACACCGTCTTCCATCATCCGGGCAGACATCTTAATCCACTTTAACGAACTGATCTTTTCCTACTCCACAGATAGGACAAATCCAGTCGTCTGGTATATCTTCAAAAGCAGTTCCTGGTTCTATACCAGAATCAGGATCACCATTTTCAGGATCATATATATAACCACACATCTCGCATTGATATTTATCCATTTTTTACTCCTCCTAATCCCTAAATCACTTAAATTTTAAAATATATCTTATTTTATTACTATAAACATTCTTTTAGGTGCTCCACATGAGGGGCATTTCCAATTTTTAGGTATATCTTCAAAAGCGGTCCCTGGTGCTATATCAGACCGGGGTTCCCCTTTTTCAGGGTCGTATATGTATCCGCATACTTTACATTTGTATCTTGCCATGATTACACCTTTTTTTATCAATCTGGACATACCTGCCTTTTATTGAATTTATCTACTTTTAGCTGATTTAAAAGGAAAATTAATTCTTTAGCGGCATAAATCTTATTTTACCTGCTCCACATTTAGGGCAAGACCATTCATCAGGAAGTGAATCAAATTCTACTCCAGAAGGAGTTTCCTTACGTGGTTCTCCCATATCGGGATCGTATATGTATCCGCATACTTTACATTTGTATCTCATTTATCTCACCGGATTTAATTATAATTTTCCTCAAGTTAATATTAGTTTTTTTTCAAATAAAAATATTGTTATTTTAATTTCTACGAACAAACAAATATTCGAAAAACAGGATTAATTTGAATAAGATTTTTTTAATCCAATTTTAAATGGATATTTGTTTAAAAACAGCAATCTAAAAGAAAAGTAACAGATATATTTAAAAAAGAAAAAAAAAGGATTCATTAAAAAAATTATTCTTCTTCCACCACTTCGAAAAACTTAACTTTTTTAGGAATAACTCCTGGTCTCTCATCAGTCATATAATTAAAATAACTAATTAAATGGATGTTGTATTCTAAATATCCTCTAATTAAGTCATTTAGACCTTCATTACGCTTTCCAAGTACTAATATTATTAAGAACTGGATGGTTAAACATATTCCGGCTATGATACTATACAATCCCAGTACTATAACCACTGGTATTGCATAAAAAAACCTCACAAATAGTTCTAATCTACTTGCATTTTTTTCATATTCAAATAATTCATTTAATTCAAAATCTTCGCTCATATATAAACCTCCGGATTATATATTAACTGTTTTTATCTATTATAAATCTTATTAAGTTTGCACTGATAACAGTAATAATTAAAATGAATTAAAATAACTTTTCAACAGTTTAAACCATGCAAAAATTAAAAATAAATAAATTAAGTTTATTTAATCAGTAAAACCGGTATATCAGCAGTTTTCAATGTATTTTCTGCTACACTACCCATTAATATTTTTTCCAGGCCAGTTCTACCATGCGAAGCAATTACAATTAGATCCGCTTCGGTCTTATTACTTATCTTTTTCATGTCATGCCCGGGATTCCCCAACAATAATACTTCAGATACCTCTACTCCGGCAGATTCTCCTTTTTTTTGAATCTGATGTAGTATTTCCATACCCTCTTCTTCCAGGACTTCAAAGGGCTGGATAAGTTTCTCATCAATCACATGCACGGCTACAATTTCGGCATCTAATATTTTTGCAAGTTGAATAGCCTTATCTGCTGCTTTGGTGGCATGTTCTGAGCCATCAGAAGGTACCAGTATCCTTTTAAACATTATTCCACTTTCCTTAAGTGGTCCCCTACCACAAAAGAGGTTCCTCCTAAATGAAGAAGAGGTTTCACTTTTTCCACATCCAACAAATCATCTTTCATACAGTTTTCCTCCACAGAAGCATGCACCACCTTACCCAGAATCAATAAATGATCTCCTACTTCCTGGATTTCAATCACCTTACACTCTAAATGGGCCAGGGATTCTTTTATTCTGGGCGGTGAAACTATTTTAGATTCCAGGGAGGTTAATCCTGCTTTTTCCAATTCATTTTCCCCATAGGGAACCTTTTCACCAGTTATCCACATTTGATTAATTATTTCTGCGGGGGTTAAATTAATAACAAACTCGCTATTTAACTGGATATTCTTACTGGTATCATGGGAAGGTGCAGAGGCAAATGCCACAATAGGGGGGTCCATGGAAACCGGCATTACAAAGGAGAAAGGGGCGCCATTGACCTTAGCTTCATCATTAATAGTGCTTATAATTACAGTTGGCCGGGGAGCCAGTATACGGTTTGCTTTTTCAATCGGGAAATCTTTAAAATCCATATAATCATTTCCATTAAATTTTAATCATTATATAATATCCTTAGAATAGTATTAATTCTTTTTCTTAATTAATTCATTCATCACCCATTAAATACTGGGCCTGGCTCCGTTTTATGAATTCTTCACATAAATCTTCAGGATTTCCATCCAGGACCAGTTTACCTTTTTCCATCATAAGGGATCTGGTACTCACTTCTTTAATAAAATCAATATGGTGAGATACCATTAAGAAAGTGGTCTGGAACTTGTTATTAATTCGTTTTAATGCATTGGAAACAGATCTTAAAGTTATGGGATCCAAATCACCGAATGGTTCATCTAATATTAATAATTCCGGTTCAGAAGCCAGTGCCAGTGCCATAGTTGCCCTGACCTTCTGACCACCTGATAATTCATAAGACTTACGATCCAGTATTTCCAGGGGCAGTCGCAATGCATCAAATATGGGTGCGGCATATTTTTTGACTTCGGTATCCGGGAAGCTGGGGAAGAGAATATCTAAAATTTCAGCATTAAGTCCTATTTTCTCTAAGCGTAATTTGGCTTCATTTTCTGGGAGGTCAGTTAATTGGTACAGCACATCCAGCACCATATCACTAATCTCCAATTCCTTAGCCTTTTTCTTAGCCTCATAAATTACATTTTCCCCTTTTACACCAAGTCGGGATGCTATCTGATCTTTAATAGTTGCATGATGAACTAAAGCAAATTCTTGATGCATGAAACTCATCTTTCTTCTGATTTCCATTCTGTCTATTCCTGCCTGGTGCATGTCTATCCATTTACTATTGAATTTAAAACAAACTCTCCCTCCTTCGGGAAAATCCAGTCCCCCAATAATTCTTAAGATTACTGTTTTACCGGCACCACTGTGACCAATTAAGGATACCATTTCCCCTTTGTTTATCTCTATATTCACATCTTTAATATCCAGAACAGAACCCCCATTCATCAGGAAAAACCTTTTTTTTAGATCAATTGTTTTCAAAAGGGGACTTTTATCAACTAAGGGAGGATATGATTCTACAGGTTCTATATCTTTTAAAAATTCTTTTATAACATCTCTTGGACTTCCTTCATCCACTATCTGGCCTTTTTCCATTAATATAAGCCTGTCTGCTAGATATTCATGAATTTCTGGCAGGTGTGATACCAGAACTATGGTAACTCCCAGCTCCTTATTTATATTTTTAATAGCATCCAGTATTTCCTGTTTTGTTTGAGGACAGGACATGGTTGCTGGTTCATCCAGTAGCAATACTTCTGGTTTTTTTGCTAACTGACGAGCCATAATCAGTCGCTGCTTTTCACCACCACTGAGTACCGGGGCAAAGTGATTGGCCTTATTTTCCAGCCCTACCAACTTTAATAGCTCCAGGGCTTCATCTCCAAATTCGTCATAAGCATATTCAAAATCAGCCATAGCTTCATCCCCATATTTAACCCCATAAAGCTTCCGGATGATATTGTCAAAAGCAGTTTCAGACCATAAACCAAAGGATCTCTGTAAATGGATAGCGGTGGCTTTCTTTAACTTGGTGAAATAGTATGGATTGGAGTCCGGTGAGATTTTTGTGCCATTTAATACAATATTTCCACTATCAAATGATTCCACCCCTCTTAGAATTCTAAGCAAGGTAGTTTTACCTGATCCACTTTTTCCTATAATCCCCACTATTTCTCCATCATTTATTTCAAGATTAATGTCATCTAAAGCCTTAATTTCTTCCCCATTTTCTATTTTAAAAGTTTTTGAAAGATTTTCTACCTTAATCATCATAACACCCTATAAAATAATTATTTAAATTACAATTCATTCTGAATAAATCGATATAGAAGAATATTTTAATTAAATTGGTTTTCTAATATTATAATTATATAGAATTTAAAACTATCTAAATGAAATAATCCGGAATTGATTTAATAACCTTAAAAAAAATTGCTATTATAATTACAGTGCCCTAATATTTAATATTTCATTCATTGAACTTAAATTAATTCTTAATATTAAATAAAAGATGAATAAATTATCTTTCATAAATGATACTAAACTATAAAACTTTAATTAATATCTTATATAAAACAATAAATAATATTTAATAAAAATTTAAGTGATAAATGATTATAATTTTATTAATTAACATGGCTTGAGGATATGGTGATTAAATGAGAGGATTACTGGTAGGTAGGATGCAGCCAGTTCATCAGGGACACTTACAGGTTATCAAAAGTATACTCAAAGAGGTGGATGAAGTAATAATTGGTGTAGGAAGTGCTCAGCTAAGCCATACTTTAAAAGATCCTTTTACAGCGGGTGAAAGAGTAATGATGCTCACTAAATCCTTAAGTGAAAACGGGATCCCTGCTTCCCGGTATTATATCATACCGGTACAGGATATTGAATGCAATTCGGTATGGGTTTCCCATATAAAAATGCTCACACCTCCTTTTGAAAGGGTCTACTCCGGCAATCCCCTGGTTCAAAGACTCTTTATTGAAGAAGATTATCAGGTCACGTCTCCTCCCCTATATTACCGGGATAAACTCTCAGGAACAGAAGTTAGAAAAAGAATGTTAAGTAATGGTAACTGGGAAGAACTGGTGCCTTCATCGGTAGCAAAAGTTATTAAGGAAATAGATGGTTTGGAAAGACTAAGTCATCTTTCTCAAAAAGAAGTCAGTGAATTAGAATAGTATTTAAAAGTATAGGTGATTTTATGTTAGTTAAGCTCCTGGAAAAGGATGAAGAGTTAATTACCATCCCTGATTTACTCCATCAGATTAAAAAAAGCATAAAAATTGATGAATGCGGTGCTATTTTTACCTTTGAGGGAATAGTAAGGGGAGAAGAAAAGGGTAAAAAAGTTGATAAATTAATTTTAAGCACTCCGGATAAATTAAAAACTCAAAAAGAACTGGAAAGTATTGCCAGAGAAGTGAAGGAAAAATTTTCAGTTGCAGAAATTGGGGTTGTTCATTACCTGGGAGAATTTTACACCGGTGATTCCCTCTTCCTGGTGGCTGTTCTGGGAAATCACCGTCAAGAAACATTAGATGCTTTAACTGAAATAATTGAAAGAACCAAGTTTGATCTGGATTTTCAAAAAGAGGAACATACCACTAAAGGCACTAATATCATCATGTCGGGAGGATAAGCTCTAATTAGAAGGGAAGTTTCAAAATTTATATCTTAATCAATTAACTAGTTAATTAATGATGAGGGGGATTTAAATGAAATTTATCAGGGATAGTGTACATGGGAATCTCCATATAAATGATCTCGAAATTAAATTGGTTGACACACCCCAAATTCAACGATTAAGAAGAATAAAACAATTGGGATTCACTTTCTTAATATATCCTGGAGCAAATCACACCCGCTTTGAGCATTCTATAGGTACCATGTATTTAGCCTCTCAAATGGCGGATCACCTGAATCTGGATGAGGATAAAAAAAGTATATTGCGCATATGCGCTTTGCTGCATGATGCCGGACATGGACCTTTTTCACATGTATCTGAGGCTGTTTTAGACGATTCCCATGAGGTACTTACCTCCCGGGTTATTAAAAATTCCATACTGGGAGATATCATATCTGAAAACTATGATATTAATGATATAATAGATATAATTAATGGAAAAGGAGTTTTAGGGCAGATTATATCTGGGGAACTTGATGTGGATCGTATGGACTATTTAATACGCGACTCCCACTACACCGGGGTGGCCTATGGTATCATCGATATTGAGAGATTGATATATAACATGAAACTGGAGAACAATCTGGTTCTCGATAAAAAGGGAGTTCAGGCTGCTGAATCTACACTTGTAGCACGTTATTTTATGTATCCCAGTGTTTATCAACACCATACCACACGTATAGTGAATTCTATGTTTAGAAGATCTCTTAGAAAATTAATTGACCAGAATATAATTGATTCTAAAAAAATTTACCAGTATGATGATGCGGATATGATCATGGCCTGCCGGAACCAGGATGGGTTTATAAAAGACATGATCAAGCGTATGGATAATCGTGACCTGTTTAAAAAAGTGGATTCTCTTAAATTATCAGAACTAGAAGATCCTCAAAAAATATTTAAAATTAAAAGAGAGCAGATTAAAAAAGCAGAAAATGAGATCTGTGAAGAAAAAAACATTAATCCTGATTATTTAATTATTGATATGCCAGAATACCCATCATTCGATGAAATGAGGACTCTTGTTTCTGTCGGGGATGGTATTGTAAATTTAAGTCAGATTTCAAGTATTGTAGGGGCTTTAAGGGATGCCAGGTTTAATCATGCTGATTTATGTATTTATGTCCCGGAGGAACATACCTCTAAATTAGCTGATTTTGATTTTTATGATTATCTGGATTTACCTGAAAAAATAAACAAACATGATAAACAGATGCGTTTAGTTAGCACTTTTTGATACATAAAATTTGATTATCTTCAAATGAGATTTAGGTGGTTTATAAAATGATAATTGTAGCTATAACCGGTGCCAGTGGGATAATATATGGGTTGAAGGTATTAGAAGCACTAAAAGAAAGGAAAATAGATACGGCCTTAGTAATAACAGACCCTGCCCGGATTATTTTAGAATATGAACTGGATTTGAAAATTGAAGATTTAAAGAATAAAGCCACCTGTTACTATGAAGCCAGTGACTTAACTTCTTCTATAAACAGTGGTTCCTTTAAATTTGAATCAATGGTCATTGTTCCCTGCACTATGAAAACCCTTTCGGCTATAGCCACCGGTTATGCCAGTAATTCAATTACCCGGGCTGCAGATGTAGCTTTAAAAGAACGGAGAAAATTAGTATTAGTTCCCCGGGAAACACCTTTACGCTCAATTCATCTGGAAAACATGCTTGAAATCAGCCGGGAAGGGGGAATAATTCTACCAGCCATGCCCGGATTTTATCACCGCCCTGAAAACCTGGATGACATGGCCAATTTTATTGCAGGTAAAATTTTAGATGTACTGGAAATAGAACATGACCTTTTCTTGAGATGGAGTGGGGATGAAATATGATTAGGGACCGGGATTTTATAAAAAACTCCACTGTACCTGGCCCTACTAAGGAAGAAATCCGTTGTTTGGTTTTATGCAAATCAGAACTTACTTCTCAGGATATTGTGGTGGATATCGGCTGTGGGACCGGTGGATTAACCCTGGAATTTGCTAAAAGAACATCAAAAGTATATTCCCTGGATAGAAATCCTGAGGCTATTAATTTAACCTCAAAAAACCTGGAAAAACATGGCCTGAAAAACAGGGTGCAGCTTATTTGCGGTAATGCAAAAGATGAAATGGATAAATTCCCTGATTTTAATGTCTTAATGATTGGAGGCAGTGGTGGGGACCTGTCTTTTTTAATTGAAAAAGGATTTAGCAAACTTAAAAAAAGTGGAAGGATAATCATCACGGCCATCTTACTTGAAACTGCATTAGAAGCTATTGAAACACTAAAAAAGTTTGATATGGACGTGGAAGTGATAAATGCCGCTATATCTCGTGGAAAAATAATTGAAAGAGGCACCATGATGCTGGCTGAAAATCCAATAACCATAATTGTGGGAGTAAAAAGAAATTAAATTTTTAAAGGTTTTCTTAAATATTTATTCTATTTTTATATTTTTATTAATTAATACGCCATAAAATCCTTAAAAATTACCATTTATAAGGTTTTTTATAAAAATAATTTTATATATCTATTAAACCAAAAAAATATTTTAAAGTACATATCTCAAATTCAACCTTAAAAAAATTTTCAGGGAGAAATTCCATGGCTGATAAGATAAACTGGTATCAACTTTCAGCAGAAGAGACATTTAAAAAGTTAAATACAAGTATAGATGGCCTTACCAAAAAAGAATCTTTAAAAAGGTTGGAAAAATATGGATACAATGAAATAAAATTTAAAAAACCTTCTCCTTTTAGAAGATTACTTAAACAATTAAATAATCCTTTAATTTATCTTTTAATTCTGGTTTCCATTATAACTGCTTTTTTAGGTGAATGGGTGGATACGGGGGTAATATTAGGCGTGGTTATAGTTAACACTGCCATTGGATTCATACAGGAAGGTAAAGCAGAATCGTCTATAGAAGCCCTGGAACAAATGATGGTTCCCGAGTGCACGGTCATTAGAAATGGTAATAAAAAAAAGATCTTAGCAAGAGAACTTGCTATAGGGGACGTGGTGTTACTAGAAAGCGGAAGTCAGGTACCAGCTGACCTTAGACTTTTCCGGTCTAAAAATTTACATGCAGATGAAGCAGCCCTCACTGGAGAATCAGTACCGGTATCCAAGGGAATAGAAGCCATTGAAACACCTGATTTACCACCTGCTGATCAAAAATCAATGGCATTTGGTGGTACTTTCATCACCCAGGGGTCGGGGGGAGGTATAGTGGTGGCCACTGGTGAGTATGCAGAGATGGGTAAGATTGCTGAGATTATGAAAGAAACTCAGGAGATCATGACACCTCTAACCCGGAAAATGGAGGAATTCACCAAAGTCATTGTAATAGCCATTCTTCTGGTGGCCCTGGTTAATTTTGCATTGTCGGCCTGGTTTGGTTTTGGACTCATATATTCCTTTATGGCTTCTGCTTCTTTAGCAGTTGCAGCTATACCTGAGGGTCTTCCAGCGGTTTTAACCGTGACTCTTGCTTTAGGCGTTAAAGCCATGGCCAACAGAAATGCATTAATCCGTAAACTTCCTTCGGTAGAATCCCTGGGAAGAACCACTGTTATTTGTTCGGATAAAACCGGCACCCTCACTAAAAATCAGATGACCGTGGTCCGGATATTTTCTGGTGGAAAAACCTTTAAAGTTACTGGATCAGGTTATAATCCCCAGGGCGAAATTACTTTTGAAAACAATCCGGTGAAACTATCTTCTGAAAATAAAGAACTTAAATATACATTAAAGGCAGGTTTACTATGTAATAATGCTAGTTTGGTTGAAAAAGATGGTTTTAAAGTAATAGGTGATCCTACAGAAGGGTCTCTAATTGTATCTGCAGCTAAAGCAGATCTCACTGATAAAACTCTGCGTCTGGATGAGGTTCCTTTTGAATCAAAACAAAGATACATGGCCACCCTCCATCAGGGGCTGGATGAAAATATTATCTATGTTAAGGGTTCTCCTGAGAAAATAATCAAACGCTCCCGGAATCAATTGATTAAAGGGGAAATAACAGATATTCAAGAAGATGAAATATATGCTGCTTCTAATTTAATGGCTAAAGATTCTTTAAGAGTATTGGGATTTGCTTATAAGGTAGTGGATGAGCATAAAACTGAGATTAATCCGGATGATATTAAAGATCTTACATTTTTAGGATTACAGGGAATGATTGATCCTCCCCGTGAAGAAGTTATAGATGCTATTAAAAAATCTAAATCCGCTGGTATCAGGACGGTAATGATTACGGGAGACCATGCAAAAACAGCTAAAG
This genomic interval carries:
- a CDS encoding ABC transporter ATP-binding protein → MIKVENLSKTFKIENGEEIKALDDINLEINDGEIVGIIGKSGSGKTTLLRILRGVESFDSGNIVLNGTKISPDSNPYYFTKLKKATAIHLQRSFGLWSETAFDNIIRKLYGVKYGDEAMADFEYAYDEFGDEALELLKLVGLENKANHFAPVLSGGEKQRLIMARQLAKKPEVLLLDEPATMSCPQTKQEILDAIKNINKELGVTIVLVSHLPEIHEYLADRLILMEKGQIVDEGSPRDVIKEFLKDIEPVESYPPLVDKSPLLKTIDLKKRFFLMNGGSVLDIKDVNIEINKGEMVSLIGHSGAGKTVILRIIGGLDFPEGGRVCFKFNSKWIDMHQAGIDRMEIRRKMSFMHQEFALVHHATIKDQIASRLGVKGENVIYEAKKKAKELEISDMVLDVLYQLTDLPENEAKLRLEKIGLNAEILDILFPSFPDTEVKKYAAPIFDALRLPLEILDRKSYELSGGQKVRATMALALASEPELLILDEPFGDLDPITLRSVSNALKRINNKFQTTFLMVSHHIDFIKEVSTRSLMMEKGKLVLDGNPEDLCEEFIKRSQAQYLMGDE
- a CDS encoding nicotinamide-nucleotide adenylyltransferase, with amino-acid sequence MRGLLVGRMQPVHQGHLQVIKSILKEVDEVIIGVGSAQLSHTLKDPFTAGERVMMLTKSLSENGIPASRYYIIPVQDIECNSVWVSHIKMLTPPFERVYSGNPLVQRLFIEEDYQVTSPPLYYRDKLSGTEVRKRMLSNGNWEELVPSSVAKVIKEIDGLERLSHLSQKEVSELE
- a CDS encoding molybdenum cofactor biosynthesis protein MoaE, giving the protein MLVKLLEKDEELITIPDLLHQIKKSIKIDECGAIFTFEGIVRGEEKGKKVDKLILSTPDKLKTQKELESIAREVKEKFSVAEIGVVHYLGEFYTGDSLFLVAVLGNHRQETLDALTEIIERTKFDLDFQKEEHTTKGTNIIMSGG
- a CDS encoding HD domain-containing protein, producing MKFIRDSVHGNLHINDLEIKLVDTPQIQRLRRIKQLGFTFLIYPGANHTRFEHSIGTMYLASQMADHLNLDEDKKSILRICALLHDAGHGPFSHVSEAVLDDSHEVLTSRVIKNSILGDIISENYDINDIIDIINGKGVLGQIISGELDVDRMDYLIRDSHYTGVAYGIIDIERLIYNMKLENNLVLDKKGVQAAESTLVARYFMYPSVYQHHTTRIVNSMFRRSLRKLIDQNIIDSKKIYQYDDADMIMACRNQDGFIKDMIKRMDNRDLFKKVDSLKLSELEDPQKIFKIKREQIKKAENEICEEKNINPDYLIIDMPEYPSFDEMRTLVSVGDGIVNLSQISSIVGALRDARFNHADLCIYVPEEHTSKLADFDFYDYLDLPEKINKHDKQMRLVSTF
- a CDS encoding UbiX family flavin prenyltransferase, which encodes MIIVAITGASGIIYGLKVLEALKERKIDTALVITDPARIILEYELDLKIEDLKNKATCYYEASDLTSSINSGSFKFESMVIVPCTMKTLSAIATGYASNSITRAADVALKERRKLVLVPRETPLRSIHLENMLEISREGGIILPAMPGFYHRPENLDDMANFIAGKILDVLEIEHDLFLRWSGDEI
- the cbiT gene encoding precorrin-6Y C5,15-methyltransferase (decarboxylating) subunit CbiT; its protein translation is MIRDRDFIKNSTVPGPTKEEIRCLVLCKSELTSQDIVVDIGCGTGGLTLEFAKRTSKVYSLDRNPEAINLTSKNLEKHGLKNRVQLICGNAKDEMDKFPDFNVLMIGGSGGDLSFLIEKGFSKLKKSGRIIITAILLETALEAIETLKKFDMDVEVINAAISRGKIIERGTMMLAENPITIIVGVKRN